In Amblyomma americanum isolate KBUSLIRL-KWMA chromosome 8, ASM5285725v1, whole genome shotgun sequence, the DNA window atgcagtatttcacaagagaactgccattcccatctggtcaacagaagcagttgtactatgcagttccagtggcaagtgctcaggaggtgacagcggaaggcaaggaaaaggttctccacaaggctcaGAATAGAGGGCTTAGATAGtcggttctgggaagaattatgagacatcattccagcgcacaaaaattatgtccggtgtccgtggtgtctatcctcttcgttcgtgtatttttgtgcgctggagtgtaaaaatggatgcactgagaggtaattgctagctgtagctggatttatctcaggggcatatactcactccatcagtgtatgtgagaattacgactcaggtttgttagtggtttataatatgaaagcgccaaacaaaggataatgccagacatacaagacgtgatcaaataattgtaaatgtcttcatgtgaaagtttatttacaggaggttaattgatgggttcagttagctcgtgtgaggataaaagcagcttaaaagcctagGCTGTATGTTCAGTGCGGCAGTGCATAatcagtgaaattactcataatgaacaacttttagtgaatatgtacttctcatgccatggaaacagaagatggacggtacttagcagtcatttgcccggaagcttggattttagctactgaggcctaagtgatgctgattcagtataggcataCGTGGGTGCCGCCACTTTTCCAtcatgaatcctctggttgccTCTACTTAACAACAAAAACTTGTATGTTATAACTTGGtgccatcactgaaagcattttgcatgaaaataagcttgaattgaatgctagctggcctattgtttaactgtcagatgccatgatggaagtgactgttagagtccatcatgtagcccataatgaacccctgtttgcccttaccttctctgctctcttgtctagctgttatgcatacagttttacaagtcatgttctaacttcagctacttcattttacatgtaaaaagattttggctactttttactcaagcataggtgtgcttgagcactcttttgctagctttgctgcatgctttgtaaaaatagtttgtagcattgaatatgacaaagcatatcttagccactttttttcacacttagcagggacggcccagcggggcctgtagagatggctcgaagcggttgcaatattttgttgcatacatgttgggaggaatcatgcgactagtgagttacgtatatgtgtggcagtaaacattgctactttggaaaaggcgccggtctgccatacaatgtcagcgaagcttaacgaaccccacttggtctaaactaatttggagccctgcactacagtgtcctgaagccattattgttttctgccttgctgtgagaagcggatcttgcaagtgatctgcctgcttagaaccagtcaacttgttaagcttattcacttaactcataatcaattcagacattttttataactggaACCTTAACGcttggatgcaccaaaagaagtgcatctcactggaagacagggcatgctaggcactatagtgggcaatgcacagtacgcagaatctagtgtgggttttgtatgtgtgcaagtgtctacaggtactctgcagtcaactgcaccagaggctcaggatgtgcatagcaagctatacctaaacaaaactcgtgcgctcaggcagctttggttttaatacattcagcaggaaaaataatctggcagcttttttttgcgcttctgttggggttttaccagtgccagagttcatcgcatcttgtttaagatttcctttcgaatcattaacattccacccttgtcattttgtatgtggcattcagctgaaaataaatttccgcagtcggctttttatgatttgctgccacttttttggaagtaattaagaggaatggtcttctaaatagatgcagccagccatgcagtgctttacagttctgcaccTTGTGCGCAtaaagtctcaatacatggattttgtcaccctgaaatatactcgcatcagatattttttttagttgaaCTAGATCTTGtctcctttttgtgcccatctttatgggcatcttgtaatcattgctgtaattccttaatttctcttatttttgttttctgcagcagtagaatttccatatcaatttatttctctaggctaccaagtattagtatctctgagcctggtaataaatcaaattaccggagatgctagagtgctgttgattgtctcagaaagcctgactgtgttggaaggactgtcatgctcaatatcagctgcaatgccaaaatatgacgaattcagattatgatgcaggcgtacccaactgtattgtaaatatatgcagttagctatgaatacaaaagaaaaacacaacgcaataattcacattttcattcacacagcatgatgatgaacaggggcaagggaggagggacctcaaagtgtttttcggtgtcttcccccttgtccatgttcatcgttgtactgtgtgaatgaaagtgtgaaatacttgctcatccagatactgatttcaagcaaattaatgcaagtgggctgctttatgtgagtagcattgatttactataaagcagaaatCAGTTGATTTACTGTAGAGGCATtgcgagtcgtattgaatgtgtactgtataattgcaccactgagctaaatttaataccagtatttgctggttgtctttgcaccgtgattattatagtgtatttcacacaaattcgtgattttgtcctgttgttcttcaggcattgtggctacacagctggagtcaagctgctatcagggaaattcaacctattcgactttgccagaaaagatgcacgctatgatgcttggggcctccatcttgactatactgccaattttgtctaccaatgaagctaaggacgcttttgtgcaaatgtgagcattttttctttctttacgatacgtgcttgctcttcggcaagaacagaaatgatgtggttatgtgcatgctccagtgtacaatcatgtggAAAATTATGACGCTGCGAATGTGTGCCatactatgcctaactgcgtgcaggtgccatctgatgaaatgctcgtgccatcaaggccggcgcagcgagattgatggatgttagtgcacctgactcgacatcaggagtgcttgctgttttacaccatttggcatgcattcgctgggatctcttaatttttctcacgatagtatgtccaaactcacagcatctcaatcaagacattctacggtataccaaccacaccaaatcgaaaGGTCCATCGACCACACCAGGGAACACGAAACGAAaccacaccagagccggtattagacaaccgggtcacagcacagaaaaccagaccagaacacactaaagcacaccacactacgccacatcaggacccgtgtctgaaaatcctggtctggtcggaacaccagacacggtcacaccagaacctgtgtctaaaaaagccagtttggtgtaaacaccagaaacgggctggtgttttttttcgactcggtatatggcatttctttcaattgtgcctatgaactactggcaacgtattgattcctttcaatataattttgatgcatagtgttttgttcagctgtaggttaatttgagccctctacatatggtgagtccacttcagattaagttgggacttcgaaattgcctcatgttgcatttggatttgtagacctgtaagcttcattttgtacaagtgtatttgaaagaggatttgctgtatataatatctagcctactacaagaaattagcacaagcattagccttgctgttcatagtggcagctgacggttatgttcttacatcactcatttagctccagactacaattttgccatggttcaaggtggccttaaagtaatggcttcacATTTTCCCCCTTGTCTTATTGTTTGGGAAGTGTATGCCATTgagtcgtgcataaaaggaagttaatatgatgatgcaaagatgggcatttagaagacaacagagaattctgttatcattaagctgagtcacaccactgtgatgATAGGTCTCTGAGTCCTCTGTATTATCCTGTTCTACatccttctgattttttgttgacttgcacatggttcctcgAAGAGGGAGTCTTATGAATGGTTCCAtgtatggttttcatggcatagttcactttgtataatctgtataatctatttcagatcaaaaagctagcactcattgggagtgagccagctgatgaggctacaaaacttatgaagactagtgaagactcctgtggcccttatgtacacattgaaggggtggggcgaaaaagaagcatttaagaacctacggctgtacagcgcaatttttggtgagtacatgtgaatcttctgaaggttatagacactttgtgaactcaccatctaattgcaggaaaaagctactttcaatctgcctggtgtggttttcagcacttccgttatcaattactgagtagccatccaaatataaaggactataggtaccaaatttttgcttgtgcgtttttttctttcaaaccatgcgttagacattctatacatgtacgaccactaaataatttattatttaattgcatagtggtggttcaaaagtgccaacacacacggaccaagagacgagacacacaaatcagcactgatcttacaactgattttttttattaggaagaagcacgtcatatatatacacaccgaaaaacagcgcacatgtgcgatgtcaacaagactcctagtgctagtaaaaggcaaaaaccgctttaaaagcatgtgtgtatctgcagaaccgctatccactatgtagcatattgacttctcgaagcgataatgtaacagatgatgtactcacgcacccattactttttctgataatatgaaacgcctcagctacttctctagtgggctggtcagaatgagcgaaca includes these proteins:
- the LOC144102030 gene encoding uncharacterized protein LOC144102030 — encoded protein: MSPLSRFGAVLVCACSAYIAEHNIINRRMAATCSWFSGHGKSKKTGASEFKVEKAMYDTVKGIPMDAVFHKRTAIPIWSTEAVVLCSSSGKCSGGDSGRHCGYTAGVKLLSGKFNLFDFARKDARYDAWGLHLDYTANFVYQ